A portion of the Luxibacter massiliensis genome contains these proteins:
- a CDS encoding LacI family DNA-binding transcriptional regulator, with amino-acid sequence MAATMKDIARQTGLGLATVSSYFNGGNVREQNRIKIEEAIRELHFEVNEVARGLKTNKTKIIGIIIPELNNIFCAEIITEVEDLLRGKGYATMICDCRTDWKREEEAAEFLLHRRVDGLIVMPSGHQGPHLEKFIESGRPVVLIDRKLKDLDCDCVLVDNEGAARDAVERLLKAGHRRIGMIAGPENIYTAKERYRGYCMAMEQASIALDENLIVRGDYTIEGGAAAMEELVRKTTDMTAVFVSNYEMTMGAIIQINELGIRIPEELSFIGFDNIEFAKACIPKLSIVTQPTKDIAKHVSELMLKRLGGEAVRHRENVKLKTSFVSGKSIMDCNTEEIFFNI; translated from the coding sequence ATGGCAGCGACGATGAAAGATATTGCCAGGCAGACGGGATTAGGACTGGCTACGGTCTCTTCTTATTTTAATGGGGGGAATGTCAGAGAGCAAAACCGGATTAAAATTGAGGAGGCCATCAGGGAGCTTCACTTTGAGGTGAATGAGGTTGCCCGGGGGTTAAAGACAAATAAGACAAAAATTATTGGGATTATTATTCCTGAGCTGAATAATATTTTTTGTGCTGAGATTATCACAGAGGTGGAGGATCTGCTGCGCGGCAAGGGATATGCCACCATGATCTGTGACTGCCGCACTGACTGGAAACGGGAGGAAGAGGCGGCTGAGTTCTTACTGCACAGGAGGGTGGACGGATTGATTGTCATGCCTTCAGGGCATCAGGGCCCGCATTTGGAGAAGTTCATAGAATCTGGACGCCCTGTGGTGCTGATTGACAGGAAATTAAAAGATTTAGACTGTGACTGTGTATTAGTGGATAATGAGGGTGCAGCCAGAGATGCGGTAGAGCGCCTGCTGAAGGCAGGCCACCGAAGGATTGGCATGATAGCAGGGCCGGAGAATATTTACACTGCCAAGGAAAGATACCGAGGCTATTGTATGGCAATGGAACAGGCCTCTATTGCCCTGGATGAGAATTTAATCGTACGGGGGGATTATACCATCGAGGGCGGTGCGGCGGCAATGGAAGAGTTAGTACGTAAGACGACAGATATGACAGCAGTATTTGTTTCCAACTATGAAATGACAATGGGGGCCATTATCCAGATAAATGAACTTGGGATACGGATTCCAGAAGAATTATCTTTTATAGGATTTGACAATATTGAGTTTGCAAAAGCCTGTATACCAAAGCTGAGTATAGTAACCCAGCCGACTAAAGATATAGCCAAACATGTATCGGAACTAATGCTAAAAAGACTGGGAGGAGAAGCAGTCCGGCACCGTGAGAATGTAAAGCTTAAGACAAGTTTTGTGTCGGGAAAATCTATTATGGACTGCAATACCGAAGAAATATTCTTTAATATATAG
- a CDS encoding class II fructose-bisphosphate aldolase encodes MPLVTSEQMLLDAQKGSYAVGAFNVENMEMVKAVIAAAEEVKAPVMLQTTPSTVKYGSLETYFAMVAAEAEKASVPVCLHLDHGSSFELAVQAIKAGYTSVMIDGSHESLEDNIALSKKVVDVAKACGIPVEAELGKVGGKEDDLEAEADTNTDPAEAKEFAERTGVSSLAIAIGTAHGFYAGTPVLDKERVSEIKKVVSVPLVLHGASGLSDEDVKECVQRGMCKVNFATELRAAYTGAGKKLLAENPETFDPKKLGVVGMEAVKELVKERMKVCGCDNKVK; translated from the coding sequence ATGCCGTTAGTTACATCAGAACAAATGTTGTTGGACGCACAGAAGGGCAGCTATGCAGTTGGGGCTTTTAATGTTGAAAATATGGAGATGGTGAAGGCAGTTATTGCTGCGGCGGAGGAAGTTAAAGCGCCGGTTATGCTGCAGACTACTCCCTCAACAGTGAAATATGGGAGCTTAGAGACTTACTTTGCAATGGTGGCAGCGGAGGCAGAAAAGGCTTCTGTACCAGTATGCCTGCATTTGGACCATGGCAGTAGTTTTGAGTTGGCAGTACAGGCCATTAAAGCAGGGTATACATCGGTCATGATTGATGGTTCCCATGAAAGCCTGGAAGACAATATTGCACTTAGCAAGAAAGTTGTAGATGTAGCAAAGGCATGTGGCATACCGGTGGAGGCAGAGCTTGGGAAAGTAGGAGGGAAGGAGGACGACCTGGAGGCGGAAGCAGATACCAATACAGATCCTGCAGAGGCAAAGGAATTTGCAGAGAGGACAGGAGTATCTTCCCTTGCCATTGCTATCGGGACTGCCCATGGGTTCTATGCAGGGACGCCTGTCCTGGATAAAGAAAGAGTTTCGGAGATTAAAAAGGTAGTTTCTGTCCCTCTTGTACTTCATGGAGCCTCAGGCCTAAGCGATGAGGATGTAAAGGAATGTGTACAGCGGGGGATGTGTAAAGTAAATTTTGCGACAGAGTTAAGGGCTGCTTATACAGGGGCAGGGAAAAAACTGCTGGCTGAAAACCCAGAAACCTTTGACCCTAAGAAGTTAGGTGTTGTGGGCATGGAGGCAGTAAAGGAATTGGTTAAAGAGCGCATGAAAGTGTGCGGATGTGACAACAAAGTAAAGTAG
- a CDS encoding class I adenylate-forming enzyme family protein produces the protein MIRNALQTWRGHDTEAALGEKTISYGELARQAAVLQACLPCDLAGSIAAVYLPDGSDFLAALFAVLQAGWAALPLSTRLKEKEVSDLVSRVPVKVVFTAKKLLSLCRKAVENCQDTPLLLCTEEILLSDIRPLTIEEIRKSNSSVGPDSTMLLLASSGTTGRAKLVCLSEANIDYNVHTYLNHMGYELHGDAHPRYVLGTPFSGIYGLLVAFSCITRGFPMLSMADDFTLDSFYRAVQDFKLSHYEGGTLAALLICRTLDHPSCYDISTLKYFGFGGSKAPAGTLEHLSEAFPQIRFWSGYGMTEASPLIAQPFQVLPFEKLESVGVPLPGAEIRLETEGGLTDEPDSPGEIVVRGPNVMRGYYEDEEATREIMRDGWLHTGDIGYFDKDGYLYICGRKKNMILVRGFNVYPEEVETCLISCPLVKDCVVYGTEDEEGLETVCADVVPAADKVSLDSIRAWCASYLADFKCPRRIHLVEGINKTVTGKNKIDPEEIRH, from the coding sequence ATGATTAGAAATGCTTTACAAACATGGAGGGGGCACGATACGGAAGCAGCCTTGGGAGAAAAAACTATTTCTTATGGGGAGCTTGCACGTCAGGCAGCAGTACTACAGGCATGCCTGCCCTGTGATTTGGCTGGTTCTATTGCTGCCGTTTATCTTCCCGACGGGAGTGATTTCCTGGCCGCTTTATTCGCAGTTTTGCAGGCAGGCTGGGCTGCCCTGCCTCTAAGCACCCGGCTAAAGGAAAAAGAGGTATCTGATTTAGTAAGCCGTGTACCTGTCAAAGTAGTCTTTACTGCGAAAAAGCTCCTATCGCTTTGCAGAAAAGCTGTGGAAAATTGTCAGGATACACCACTGCTATTGTGTACAGAGGAGATATTACTTTCTGATATTCGACCATTGACCATAGAGGAGATTAGGAAGTCTAATTCTTCAGTCGGCCCTGATTCCACAATGCTTTTGCTGGCTTCCTCAGGGACAACTGGACGGGCAAAACTGGTCTGCCTCTCGGAGGCCAATATAGACTATAATGTCCATACATATTTAAACCATATGGGATATGAGCTGCATGGAGATGCGCACCCCAGGTATGTGCTTGGCACGCCCTTTTCAGGAATTTACGGCCTGCTGGTAGCTTTTTCATGTATAACAAGAGGTTTCCCCATGCTCTCCATGGCAGATGATTTTACTCTAGATTCATTTTACCGGGCAGTGCAGGATTTTAAGCTCAGCCACTATGAAGGCGGTACTCTCGCAGCGCTGTTAATATGCCGGACATTGGACCATCCGTCCTGTTACGATATTTCTACATTAAAATACTTTGGGTTTGGCGGCAGCAAGGCTCCAGCCGGCACTTTAGAACATTTATCTGAGGCGTTCCCCCAAATTAGGTTCTGGTCTGGATATGGCATGACAGAAGCATCACCGCTTATTGCCCAGCCTTTTCAAGTATTACCTTTTGAAAAGCTGGAGTCTGTAGGAGTCCCCCTGCCGGGGGCAGAGATACGCCTGGAGACAGAGGGAGGACTTACAGATGAGCCAGACAGTCCGGGGGAAATTGTAGTCCGGGGGCCCAATGTTATGCGGGGTTACTATGAGGATGAAGAGGCCACCAGAGAAATCATGCGGGATGGCTGGCTGCATACAGGGGATATAGGATACTTTGACAAGGATGGATATTTGTATATATGTGGAAGAAAGAAAAATATGATTCTTGTGAGAGGATTCAATGTTTACCCAGAAGAGGTGGAGACTTGCCTGATTAGCTGTCCCCTGGTAAAGGACTGTGTAGTATATGGAACAGAAGATGAGGAGGGCCTGGAAACCGTCTGTGCTGATGTGGTGCCTGCAGCAGATAAAGTATCCCTGGACTCTATACGGGCATGGTGCGCCAGTTATCTGGCTGATTTTAAGTGTCCGCGCCGTATTCACCTGGTTGAAGGGATAAATAAAACAGTTACAGGCAAAAACAAGATAGATCCGGAGGAAATAAGACATTGA
- a CDS encoding acyl carrier protein, whose protein sequence is MSVRDEIIQFINGQNILSVPVTESTHLYQDLHMDSLAFVSLLMDLEERFDITISLQEMENCLVVGELFLLVENKVREKL, encoded by the coding sequence ATGTCAGTACGGGATGAAATTATTCAATTTATAAATGGGCAGAATATACTTTCTGTCCCGGTCACAGAGTCCACCCATCTCTATCAGGACCTGCATATGGATTCTCTGGCTTTTGTGTCCTTACTTATGGATTTAGAGGAAAGGTTTGATATTACGATTTCGCTGCAGGAGATGGAGAACTGCCTGGTGGTGGGAGAATTGTTTTTATTAGTAGAAAATAAAGTAAGGGAGAAGCTATGA
- a CDS encoding LL-diaminopimelate aminotransferase: MLKINTNYLKLPGSYLFSTIAKKVGAYTEQNPDKRIIRLGIGDVTQPLAPAIVDSLHKAVDEMGDAASFHGYAPDLGYEFLRNAIAINDYQNRGCNITADEVFISDGAKCDAGNIQEIFSTDNIIAVCDPVYPVYVDTNVMAGRTGIYDTKTETWSDVVYMPCTAQTNFAPEIPKTVPDIIYLCFPNNPTGSVISKECLQKWVDYANENKAVIIYDAAYEAYISEENIPHTIYECEGARSCAIELRSFSKNAGFTGVRLGATIIPKDLKCGGITLHSLWARRHGTKYNGAPYIVQRAGEAVYSQEGKKQLKNQIDYYMRNAKVICQGLKEAGYSASGGINAPYIWLQTPRKMTSWEFFDYLLQNAGIVGTPGVGFGPRGEGYFRLTAFGSYEHTVEAIERIKKI, from the coding sequence ATGCTTAAAATTAATACAAATTATTTAAAGCTGCCGGGAAGTTATTTGTTTTCCACAATAGCTAAAAAAGTGGGTGCATATACAGAACAAAACCCGGACAAAAGAATCATACGCCTGGGGATTGGGGACGTTACCCAGCCGTTGGCTCCCGCAATCGTTGATTCCCTGCATAAAGCAGTCGATGAAATGGGGGATGCCGCTTCATTTCACGGGTATGCGCCGGATCTGGGATATGAATTTCTCAGAAATGCCATAGCCATAAATGACTATCAGAACCGAGGGTGTAATATTACTGCGGATGAGGTGTTTATTTCTGATGGTGCAAAATGTGATGCAGGGAATATACAAGAGATTTTTAGCACAGATAATATTATTGCTGTGTGCGACCCGGTTTATCCTGTGTATGTAGATACAAATGTAATGGCTGGGAGAACTGGGATCTATGATACTAAGACAGAGACATGGAGTGATGTTGTCTATATGCCCTGTACCGCACAGACAAATTTTGCACCGGAAATCCCCAAAACAGTACCTGATATAATTTACTTGTGCTTCCCTAATAATCCTACAGGTTCTGTCATATCAAAAGAATGTCTTCAGAAATGGGTAGACTATGCAAATGAAAATAAAGCTGTAATCATTTATGATGCCGCCTACGAAGCGTATATTTCAGAGGAAAATATACCACATACAATCTATGAGTGTGAAGGTGCGCGCAGCTGTGCAATCGAATTGCGCAGCTTTTCAAAAAATGCCGGTTTTACTGGAGTACGCCTTGGCGCAACGATTATACCTAAGGATTTAAAATGCGGCGGCATAACTCTCCATTCCCTGTGGGCGCGTCGCCATGGGACAAAATATAATGGTGCCCCGTACATTGTTCAGAGGGCCGGCGAAGCAGTATATTCCCAGGAGGGGAAAAAACAACTTAAAAATCAGATAGATTATTATATGAGAAATGCGAAGGTAATCTGCCAAGGCCTAAAGGAAGCGGGTTATAGCGCGTCTGGTGGCATCAATGCACCTTATATTTGGCTGCAGACACCAAGAAAAATGACTTCCTGGGAATTCTTTGACTATTTACTCCAAAATGCAGGTATAGTTGGAACCCCCGGCGTAGGTTTTGGACCCAGGGGGGAAGGGTATTTCAGGCTTACAGCATTTGGAAGTTATGAACATACTGTTGAGGCTATAGAACGGATTAAAAAGATATAA
- the dapF gene encoding diaminopimelate epimerase — translation MKFTKMQGLGNDYVYVNGFTEKIENPSEIARQVSDRHFGIGSDGLILINPSEKADFEMEMYNADGSRGEMCGNGIRCVAKYVYDYGLTEQTEVSVETLAGIKYLDLTVENGKVVLVKVNMGKPVLTPSQIPIKGEGERIVGAPIIVDGTEYRMTGVSMGNPHAIIYMDDIDNLDIEKIGPEFEHHEYFPNRVNTEFVEVLDRHTVRMRVWERGSGETLACGTGACAVAVACVLNGLTENEITVKLLGGDLLIQWDRQSNTVFMTGPAETVFDGELRVL, via the coding sequence ATGAAATTTACTAAAATGCAGGGATTGGGAAATGATTATGTCTATGTCAATGGGTTTACGGAAAAGATTGAGAATCCTTCCGAGATAGCCAGACAGGTGAGTGACAGACATTTTGGAATTGGTTCGGATGGGTTAATCCTGATTAATCCGTCTGAAAAAGCTGATTTTGAAATGGAAATGTATAATGCAGATGGATCCAGAGGTGAAATGTGCGGAAATGGAATACGTTGTGTGGCAAAGTATGTCTACGATTATGGATTGACTGAGCAGACAGAAGTTTCAGTGGAAACGCTGGCAGGTATTAAATACCTGGATTTAACAGTAGAAAATGGTAAGGTGGTTTTGGTAAAGGTTAATATGGGAAAACCGGTTTTAACCCCATCTCAGATACCAATTAAAGGGGAAGGGGAGCGGATTGTAGGTGCTCCCATTATTGTAGATGGAACTGAGTATAGGATGACGGGGGTATCTATGGGAAATCCACATGCAATTATTTATATGGATGATATAGATAACCTGGATATTGAGAAAATCGGGCCTGAATTTGAGCATCATGAATATTTCCCCAACCGTGTCAACACAGAATTTGTGGAAGTATTAGACAGGCATACTGTTCGGATGCGGGTGTGGGAGCGTGGTTCAGGAGAGACATTGGCATGTGGCACAGGTGCCTGTGCAGTGGCTGTAGCCTGTGTCTTAAATGGCCTGACTGAGAATGAAATAACCGTAAAATTATTGGGCGGGGATCTTTTGATTCAGTGGGACAGGCAAAGCAATACTGTATTTATGACAGGGCCCGCAGAGACAGTATTTGACGGGGAATTGAGAGTACTATAG
- a CDS encoding C39 family peptidase — protein sequence MEELIWAPRLGQDAYPTGCESVAAVMALKYQGYQVTVDEFIDDYLRIGTYYEENGQYYGNSPYNSFIGDPRSENGFGCFAPVIYDALSQITGPGQVKDLTGIPLKQIEEDYIAKGVPAIIWATIDMKPSYHGGGWTLLETGEYYTWPAEEHCLLWVGGNKDYYYFNDPMNQGEVTKYERRAVEQRYEEMGSQALAVLRIF from the coding sequence TTGGAAGAGTTGATCTGGGCCCCACGCCTGGGCCAGGATGCTTACCCGACGGGGTGTGAAAGCGTGGCCGCTGTTATGGCGCTTAAATACCAGGGATATCAGGTTACAGTGGATGAATTTATCGATGATTATTTAAGGATAGGAACATACTATGAAGAAAATGGACAGTACTATGGGAATAGTCCATATAACAGCTTCATAGGAGATCCAAGGTCGGAAAACGGTTTTGGCTGTTTCGCCCCTGTCATTTATGATGCCTTGTCCCAGATAACAGGCCCAGGACAGGTGAAAGATTTGACAGGAATACCGCTGAAACAGATAGAGGAGGATTATATAGCAAAAGGCGTACCTGCTATAATATGGGCCACCATTGATATGAAGCCATCCTATCATGGAGGAGGCTGGACTCTTTTGGAGACAGGAGAGTATTATACCTGGCCTGCAGAGGAGCACTGCCTGCTGTGGGTGGGAGGCAATAAAGATTATTATTATTTTAATGATCCCATGAATCAGGGAGAGGTCACAAAATATGAAAGAAGGGCTGTGGAACAGAGGTATGAAGAAATGGGCAGCCAGGCATTGGCTGTTTTAAGAATATTCTGA
- a CDS encoding carbohydrate kinase family protein encodes MEKQYDVIAMGELLIDFTMDGKSQQGNNMFEACPGGAPCNVLAMLNKLGKRTAFLGKVGRDHFGVLLKDTLDEAGIDTSNLQMDSEVNTTLAFVHTFPDGDREFSFYRNPGADMMLTEEEIDPEFIKKARLLHFGTLSMTHDGVRGATKKALKIARENGLLISFDPNLRPPLWSSLELAKEQMEYGFQYCDILKISDNEIQFVTGLEDYDEGIKYLQEKYNIPLILLTLGKDGSRAYYKEMRVERSGFSMDTIETTGAGDTFCGSSLNFVLEYGIDGMTEERLADMLTFANGAAALITTRKGAIRSMPERDEVLAVVNR; translated from the coding sequence ATGGAGAAGCAGTATGATGTGATTGCAATGGGAGAACTTTTGATTGATTTTACAATGGACGGAAAAAGCCAGCAGGGGAATAATATGTTTGAAGCATGCCCTGGCGGGGCGCCATGTAATGTGCTTGCGATGCTGAATAAACTAGGGAAAAGGACTGCTTTCCTCGGAAAAGTGGGGCGGGATCATTTCGGGGTTCTTCTCAAGGACACCTTGGATGAAGCGGGCATTGATACGTCTAACCTCCAGATGGATTCAGAGGTGAATACTACACTTGCATTTGTACATACATTTCCAGATGGAGACAGAGAGTTTTCATTTTACCGCAACCCAGGAGCAGATATGATGCTGACGGAGGAAGAGATTGACCCTGAATTTATTAAGAAGGCAAGATTGTTGCATTTCGGAACTCTTTCTATGACCCATGATGGAGTGCGGGGAGCTACAAAAAAGGCGCTTAAAATCGCCAGGGAAAATGGACTTCTTATTTCTTTTGACCCGAACTTACGCCCTCCGCTCTGGAGCTCCCTGGAGCTGGCAAAGGAGCAGATGGAGTATGGGTTCCAATACTGTGATATATTAAAAATCTCTGATAATGAGATTCAGTTTGTAACTGGATTGGAGGACTACGATGAAGGGATAAAGTATCTTCAGGAAAAGTATAATATCCCGCTGATCCTGCTGACCCTGGGGAAGGATGGCAGCCGCGCTTATTATAAAGAGATGCGAGTGGAGAGAAGCGGTTTTTCTATGGATACAATTGAGACTACAGGAGCCGGCGATACTTTTTGTGGAAGCTCCCTGAATTTTGTATTGGAATATGGGATTGACGGCATGACAGAGGAGCGGCTTGCCGATATGCTTACTTTTGCCAATGGGGCTGCAGCCTTGATCACCACCCGCAAAGGAGCCATACGGTCCATGCCAGAGAGAGATGAGGTTTTGGCAGTAGTCAATAGATAA
- a CDS encoding TIGR03943 family putative permease subunit: MTEPDVMVYLMTGFLDSGKTEFLKFTLSQEYFQIEGTTLLLLCEEGEVEYSPSEMQKYKVEIERVHTQEELTKEYLEKMDLKYKPKRVVIEYNGMWKVSDFEHMELPKDWGIEQKLTTVDASTFQMYLTNLKPLFVEMVRGSEMVVFNRCSDRKPLAGYRRSVKVVSPQAEVIFEDEHGEVEDIFADSVPYDLEAPVIEVRREDYGIWYVDVMENPDRYKGKTVEFTARVLKPKGFPSKVFMPGRMAMTCCEDDTTFLGYICKSPYAPKLKPGQWVTVRAKINFARVSIYRGVGPVLEAEYIDMADPIEELVYFN, encoded by the coding sequence ATGACAGAACCTGATGTAATGGTATATCTGATGACCGGTTTTTTGGACAGTGGGAAGACAGAATTCCTGAAGTTTACGCTGTCCCAAGAGTATTTCCAGATTGAAGGGACAACGCTTTTGCTTCTATGTGAGGAGGGGGAGGTGGAATACTCTCCTTCAGAAATGCAGAAATATAAAGTGGAAATAGAGCGGGTGCACACCCAGGAAGAGCTGACAAAAGAATATTTGGAGAAGATGGATTTGAAATACAAACCCAAGAGAGTTGTCATTGAATACAATGGCATGTGGAAAGTCAGTGATTTTGAGCATATGGAACTGCCCAAGGACTGGGGCATTGAGCAGAAGCTGACAACAGTTGACGCCAGTACTTTTCAGATGTATTTGACCAACTTAAAGCCTCTTTTTGTTGAGATGGTACGTGGTTCCGAAATGGTTGTATTTAACAGGTGTAGTGACAGGAAGCCATTGGCCGGATACCGCAGGAGTGTAAAAGTGGTCAGTCCCCAGGCGGAAGTAATATTTGAAGATGAACACGGTGAGGTAGAGGATATATTTGCAGACAGTGTCCCCTATGACCTGGAGGCACCGGTAATTGAAGTGCGCCGTGAGGATTATGGGATCTGGTATGTGGATGTGATGGAAAATCCGGACAGGTATAAGGGCAAAACGGTAGAATTTACTGCCCGGGTATTGAAACCTAAAGGTTTTCCGTCTAAGGTATTTATGCCGGGGCGTATGGCAATGACCTGTTGTGAGGACGATACTACATTTTTGGGTTATATCTGCAAAAGTCCTTACGCGCCCAAATTAAAGCCTGGCCAGTGGGTGACAGTGCGGGCAAAAATTAATTTTGCCAGAGTATCTATTTACCGTGGCGTGGGGCCTGTACTGGAGGCAGAGTATATAGATATGGCGGATCCCATTGAGGAATTGGTCTATTTTAACTAG
- a CDS encoding CobW family GTP-binding protein — MTKIDIISGFLGAGKTTLIKKLLKEAFVGEQVVLIENEFGEIGIDGGFLKESGIEIREMNSGCICCSLVGDFGKSLQEVVDTYHPDRILIEPSGVGKLSDVIKAVKEVQEKISAELNSFTTVVDVTKCRIYRNNFGEFFGNQIEFAGAIILSRTDKADNAKIQESCGILRELNPKAPIITTPVDELSGEKLLETMEGGKTLEEELLAEVICPECGCLHHGEEHGHHHGEEDGHGHHHGEGCGHGHHHAGEDGHGHHHAEEVFTSWGCETVRPYTEAEIEDILVKLESEESVGTILRAKGMVAGDKEWIYFDMVPGEHEVRSGLPEYTGRICVIGSGLNKNVLAELFDVK, encoded by the coding sequence ATGACAAAAATTGATATAATTTCAGGATTTCTCGGGGCTGGAAAGACAACCCTTATCAAAAAACTGTTAAAAGAAGCATTTGTAGGCGAGCAGGTCGTGCTCATTGAAAATGAATTTGGTGAAATTGGTATTGACGGCGGATTTCTGAAGGAATCGGGTATTGAAATCCGGGAGATGAATTCCGGATGCATCTGTTGTTCTCTTGTTGGTGACTTTGGAAAATCTCTGCAGGAGGTAGTTGATACGTATCATCCAGACAGGATTTTAATAGAACCTTCAGGGGTGGGGAAACTTTCTGATGTCATAAAAGCAGTTAAAGAAGTACAGGAGAAAATCTCCGCAGAGCTGAATAGTTTTACCACTGTCGTGGATGTCACTAAATGCCGGATCTATAGAAATAATTTTGGTGAATTTTTTGGAAACCAAATTGAGTTTGCTGGGGCCATTATCCTGAGCCGTACTGATAAAGCAGATAATGCTAAAATCCAGGAAAGCTGCGGGATTCTGCGGGAGCTGAACCCAAAGGCGCCGATTATCACCACACCTGTGGATGAATTGTCAGGAGAGAAGCTGCTGGAGACTATGGAAGGCGGCAAGACCCTGGAGGAAGAACTATTAGCAGAAGTTATATGCCCTGAGTGTGGTTGCCTCCATCATGGAGAAGAGCACGGGCACCATCACGGAGAAGAGGACGGCCACGGGCACCATCACGGAGAAGGGTGCGGCCACGGCCACCACCACGCGGGAGAGGACGGCCATGGCCATCATCACGCAGAGGAAGTGTTTACAAGCTGGGGATGTGAAACAGTAAGGCCATATACAGAAGCAGAAATTGAGGATATTTTGGTTAAATTAGAATCTGAAGAGTCAGTAGGTACAATTCTGCGTGCTAAGGGCATGGTTGCAGGGGACAAGGAATGGATTTACTTTGATATGGTTCCTGGCGAGCATGAAGTGCGCAGTGGATTGCCGGAGTATACAGGAAGGATCTGTGTCATTGGATCTGGATTAAATAAGAATGTCCTGGCAGAGTTGTTTGATGTAAAATAG
- a CDS encoding exodeoxyribonuclease III: MKFISWNVNGIRACVQKGFLEFFKEADADIFCIQETKMQEGQLSLELEGYYQYWNYAVKKGYSGTAVFTKKEPLSFSYGIGMEEHDQEGRVITLEFEDFYFVTVYTPNSQNELARLDYRMRWEDDFRAYLKRLEEKKPVVVTGDMNVAHQEIDLKNPKTNRKNAGFTDEERQKFTELLEAGFIDTFRYFYPEQEGIYSWWSYRFKAREKNAGWRIDYFCVSEALKERLVGAGILTDVMGSDHCPIVLECM; this comes from the coding sequence ATGAAGTTTATATCTTGGAATGTAAATGGTATCCGGGCATGTGTCCAGAAGGGGTTTCTGGAATTTTTTAAGGAGGCGGATGCTGATATTTTCTGTATCCAGGAAACCAAGATGCAGGAAGGGCAGCTCAGCCTGGAATTAGAGGGATATTATCAATATTGGAATTATGCAGTTAAAAAAGGATATTCGGGGACCGCAGTATTTACCAAGAAAGAGCCGCTTTCATTTTCGTATGGGATCGGTATGGAAGAACATGACCAAGAGGGGCGTGTAATTACCCTGGAATTTGAAGATTTTTATTTTGTGACTGTTTACACACCTAATTCCCAGAATGAACTTGCCAGGCTGGACTACCGGATGAGGTGGGAGGATGATTTCCGTGCCTACTTAAAAAGGCTGGAGGAGAAAAAGCCGGTGGTGGTGACGGGGGATATGAACGTGGCACATCAGGAAATTGATTTGAAAAATCCAAAGACGAACAGAAAAAATGCAGGATTTACAGATGAAGAAAGGCAGAAATTTACAGAACTTCTGGAAGCTGGCTTTATAGACACTTTCCGCTATTTCTATCCGGAACAGGAGGGGATATATTCCTGGTGGTCATATCGGTTTAAGGCCAGGGAAAAGAATGCAGGCTGGCGTATTGATTATTTCTGTGTGTCAGAAGCGCTGAAAGAGAGGCTGGTGGGCGCAGGAATATTGACAGATGTTATGGGATCTGACCACTGCCCCATTGTTCTGGAGTGCATGTGA